From Hydra vulgaris chromosome 15, alternate assembly HydraT2T_AEP, one genomic window encodes:
- the LOC136092208 gene encoding uncharacterized protein LOC136092208, which produces MRRHLENFVRINFSSRSMPNKSNKRFFPLDETIRNHMLKARKKFCHSLIDQECLNIKVAEWAKNYKEAFIKFRLKGENNSEDNNQDLQKSLLFIFQDKWQRRLLVRYGNELSFLDATYRTTRYALPLFFLVVKTNVDHQIVAIFVCENETTEAIKEALTFIKKWNPSFQPKYFMTDYSNEEINSLKSVFPGKNFCYKRYFITEYSNLNTS; this is translated from the coding sequence ATGAGACGGCATCTGGAGAACTTTGTTCGGATCAATTTTAGTTCAAGAAGTATGCCCAATAAATCAAACAAACGCTTTTTCCCACTGGATGAAACTATCCGCAACCATATGCtaaaagctagaaaaaaattttgtcactCCCTGATAGACCAAGAGTGTTTAAATATAAAGGTAGCAGAATgggcaaaaaattataaagaagcTTTTATAAAGTTTCGTCTGAAAGGTGAAAACAATTCAGAGGACAATAATCAAGACCTTCAAAAGTCCTTGTTGTTCATTTTTCAAGATAAATGGCAAAGAAGGTTACTTGTGCGTTATGGCAATGAGCTATCATTTCTTGATGCAACATACCGAACTACTCGATATGCACTTCCTCTCTTCTTCCTAgttgtaaaaacaaatgttgatcATCAAATAGTTGCCATTTTTGTATGCGAAAATGAAACAACGGAAGCCATTAAAGAAGCACTaacgtttattaaaaaatggaatccTTCATTCCAACCTAAATACTTCATGACAGACTATTCAAATGAAGAGATAAATTCACTTAAATCAGTGTTTCCCGGTAAAAATTTctgttataaaagatattttataacagAATATTCCAACCTAAATACTTCATGA